Within the Pseudomonadota bacterium genome, the region ACGGCGTCGAAATCATGGGTTCGGAAGGTTACCTGATCAATCAATTCCTGGTTACACGAACCAACCAGCGTACCGACCCATGGGGCGGACCTTTTGCCAACCGCATGCGGTTTCCGGTCGAGATTGTGCGCCGGACCCGCGAGGCCGTCGGCGACGATTTCATTATCATCTACCGGTTGTCGATGCTGGACCTGATCGACGATGGCCAGGACTGGAGCGAAGTTGAGCACCTCGCGCAGGCGGTCACCGCGGCTGGCAGCAGCATGATCAATACCGGGATCGGCTGGCACGAGGCCAGGATACCAACCATTGCAACGATGGTTCCGCGCGCGGGTTTTGCCTGGGTCAGCAAGCGGCTCATGGGCAAGCTGAGCATCCCGCTGATTACCACCAACAGAATCAACACGCCGGAAAAGGCTGAGGAAGTCCTCGCCCAGGGCTGCGCCGATATGGTTTCCATGGCCCGGCCGTTCCTCGCGGATGAACAGTTTATGAGCAAGGCCAGGGCCGGCAAGGCGGAATCGATCAACACTTGTATCGCCTGCAATCAGGCTTGTCTCGACCATACCTTCAGAAAAGAACGCGCTACGTGCCTGGTGAACCCGCGGGCCTGTTATGAAACTGAAATATCCATCAGCCGGACCGCCAGGCCTGTCCGGCTCGCCGTGGTCGGCGCCGGCCCGGCCGGGCTGGCCTGCGCGGCGACCGCCGCTGAGCGGGGCCACCGGGTCGTCCTGTTCGACGCGGCGGATTCGATCGGGGGCCAGTTGAACATGGCGAGACAGGTACCGGGCAAGGAGGAATTCAATGAAACCCTGCGCTTTTTCCGCAACCGCCTGGCCGCGGCAGAGGTCGATGTGCGTCTTGGCCGGAAGGTCGATCACGCGGCCCTGGGCGCCGGCGAATTTGATGAGGTCGTACTCGCCAGCGGCGTTTTGCCGCGTACACCGGATATCGCCGGGATCGATGACCCAATGGTTTTGAGCTATATCGATGTGTTGTTGAGCCGGCGAACAGCGGGCGACCGCGTGGCCATCATCGGCGCCGGCGGCATTGGCTTCGATGTAGCCGAGTTTCTCAGTCAGTCGGGAGAACCAACCAGCCTGGATGTCGGTTCATTTTGCCAAGAGTGGGGTATAGACCCGGCCTATGCGCACCGGGGAGGCCTGGCCGGGTCGGGAGCGCACGAGCGACCGTCGCTGCGAAAAATCTACCTGTTGCAGAGAAAAGCCAGCAAGCCCGGAGCCAGCCTCGGTAAAACAACCGGCTGGATTCATCGTCTCAGCTTGCGTAATCGGGGCGTTCAAATGCTCGCCGGGGTGAGCTATGAAAAAATTGACTCACGGGGTCTGCATATCACCATCGGCGGCGAACCCCGCCTGCTGGCCGTGGATAACATCGTGAGCTGTGCGGGGCAGCTGCCGTGCCGGGAGCTTGAAGGACCGCTGCGGGCCGCTGGATTGTCCGTCCACCTGATTGGCGGGGCCGACAAGGCCACCGAACTGGATGCCAAGCGTGCGATCAGGCAAGGCACTCTCTTAGCTATGAATATTTAATGTTAACAATCAGTTATATGTAACACTTAATGTCTTGACTAAATTGAAAACTCCCACCATACCGCCGTTCGACATGGGCCAGTCAGCGTTGTTGGAGCCTGCGGAAAAGGTTGCGAACTTCAGAATCCGGCGGAGCAGCCGCGCCCGCCACTTGAGTATCCAGGTGCACCCGCCGGGGCTGGTCGAGATTGTCGTGCCCAGGCGCATGCCGGTACGGGAAGTGGAGTCATTTGTCAGAGCGCATGCGACCTGGATTCGGGAAACCTGTGTGGGAATGAACCGTCGTCACCTCGACCCGGGAACCGGGCCGCCGTCGCATATCAGGCTGGGCGTACTGGATCGGGAATGGTCGGTCAGCTACAACCCGAATCCGCGTGCCAGGCTGCGGGTGGCGGAATCAGACACCGGCCTTGAAGTATTTGGCGCCAATGACGATGTCGGCCGCCGGCGCGCATTGTTGAACTGGCTCAGACGAAAGGCGCGCGCGTTTATGGTACCGGCAGTTGGCGCGCTGGCATTGAAAACCGGTTTGCGCCCCCGCGCAATCCAGATTCGGGCGCAGCGTTCGCGCTGGGGTAGTTGCTCATCGAATAGAACACTCAGTTTGAATCTGTGCCTGCTGTTCCAGGAACCGGAACTGGTTCGCTACCTGCTGATCCATGAATTGTGCCACCTCAGGCACATGAACCACTCGCCGCGTTTTTGGGCACTCGTCGAACAATATTCCCCGGGGGGCAGGATACTCGACCAGCGCCTGAACGATGGCTGGACCCGCATCCCCGGCTGGCTGTTCGCAGAACTGTGAACGCTTGTCGCTGCTTTCTGCTTAACCCTGGTCCAGCAATTCCCTGAGATTGATGACCGCCGAGTTGGCGCGCGACAGGTACGAGGCGAGCACCAGTGAGTGATTGGCAAAAATTCCATAGCCTGAGCCATTCAGAATCACCGGGCTTTTGATGGGACGCAGGCCGCCTTCGAGTTCACGGATGATCTGGCGCAGCGACACGATCGCGTTCTTGTCCTTGAGGACTTTCTCGAAATCAAACTGTGCGGCCCTGAGAAAATGGACCAGCGCCCAGGTCGTCCCTCTGGCCTCAAAAAATACGTTGTCGATTTTCAGCCATGGCGTTTCGACCGAAACGTAGTCCGGCAGAATATCGGTGTTTGCCGCGGCCCTTTCACCGGCCAGATCGGTGTTTACCCGGACCTGTCCGACACTGGCGCTGAGTCTTTGCGACAGACTGCCCAACCTTTTCTCAACCACCACCAGCCACTCCCGTAAATTATCCGCCCGCGCGTAAAATTGGGCATTGCGATTTTCCGGGTCGCTGAGTCGATCGCGATAAGCTTTGAGATAACGGATTCCCTTGCGGTACTGTCGCTCACTCGATGGCAACATCCATGAGTTGTGATCGTAATTCAATACCGGTTCCGCGAGCGCCAGATCGGGATCTTCCAACGACTGGGACTGCGAGCGGCTGTAGTCATTGCGCAATACCCGGGCGAGATCTCGCACCTGCACCACGACCCCAAATTCCCAGCTTGGAATGTTGTCCAGAAATATCCCGGGCGGGGCAATGTCGTTGCTCAGGTACCCGCCAGGCTTATCGAGGAGTATTTCGGTCACTTCGATCAGTGTTTGGGTCGTGGAATAACCGATGGGTGCGCGTTGCCCGGATACATCGGAAGTCACCCAGAACGGGTTTGGCTCGCGTGACCACCAGAATGCGAGAATCAAAATAATGACCAGCAAGACCGCGAGCACTACACCGGCGGCGATCAGCCGGGGATTCCACTGCGCATCGGGCTCCTGCCATTGCCATATGTTTTTCATCATTTGCGCTCCTGCTCGCAGCAAAGCTAATCGAGAAACAGATCGGGCGCCAGTGCCGTACCGGGGCTGACCGCGTAGCGAGAGAAATCGCTAACGCCAGATTCCCTGAGTACATCCTCATCGATCAGGAACTGTCCGTTGTATCTTTGGTCCGCAGCCGACAAAATCAGGTGAGCCGCATCGGCAACGATCTCCGGATGACGGCATTGTTCGGGTTTTACGAGGTCACCCAGCATCTTGATCGCGGCCGTTGCGATCACCGTACGCGGCCACAACGCACTGACCGATAAGCCACTGTTGGCAAACTCCCGGGCCATGCCCAGCACACACAGGCTCATTCCGTACTTGGCGATGGTATATGCAACATGCTCCTTGAACCACTTAGGATCCAGGTTCGGAGGCGGCGCCAGATTGAGTATCTTCGCCTGCCCGGATTGCAAAAGATGCGGCAAACATGCCTGGGAACAAAGGTAGGTTCCCCGTACATTGACGTCAAACATCAGGTCAAAGCGTTTCATCGGTGTGCCCA harbors:
- a CDS encoding NADPH-dependent 2,4-dienoyl-CoA reductase translates to MTEPHPLYPNLFSPLDLGFMQLPNRVLMGSMHTGLEDKRSDYHKLAAYFAERAAHGVGLIVTGGIAPNIAGWVGPFAGRLSSKGHVARHRLVTRAVQAEGGRICMQILHAGRYGYHPFCVAPSAVKSPISPFRPRALSATGVESQIRAFVRCAVLAREAGYHGVEIMGSEGYLINQFLVTRTNQRTDPWGGPFANRMRFPVEIVRRTREAVGDDFIIIYRLSMLDLIDDGQDWSEVEHLAQAVTAAGSSMINTGIGWHEARIPTIATMVPRAGFAWVSKRLMGKLSIPLITTNRINTPEKAEEVLAQGCADMVSMARPFLADEQFMSKARAGKAESINTCIACNQACLDHTFRKERATCLVNPRACYETEISISRTARPVRLAVVGAGPAGLACAATAAERGHRVVLFDAADSIGGQLNMARQVPGKEEFNETLRFFRNRLAAAEVDVRLGRKVDHAALGAGEFDEVVLASGVLPRTPDIAGIDDPMVLSYIDVLLSRRTAGDRVAIIGAGGIGFDVAEFLSQSGEPTSLDVGSFCQEWGIDPAYAHRGGLAGSGAHERPSLRKIYLLQRKASKPGASLGKTTGWIHRLSLRNRGVQMLAGVSYEKIDSRGLHITIGGEPRLLAVDNIVSCAGQLPCRELEGPLRAAGLSVHLIGGADKATELDAKRAIRQGTLLAMNI
- a CDS encoding M48 family metallopeptidase, translated to MTKLKTPTIPPFDMGQSALLEPAEKVANFRIRRSSRARHLSIQVHPPGLVEIVVPRRMPVREVESFVRAHATWIRETCVGMNRRHLDPGTGPPSHIRLGVLDREWSVSYNPNPRARLRVAESDTGLEVFGANDDVGRRRALLNWLRRKARAFMVPAVGALALKTGLRPRAIQIRAQRSRWGSCSSNRTLSLNLCLLFQEPELVRYLLIHELCHLRHMNHSPRFWALVEQYSPGGRILDQRLNDGWTRIPGWLFAEL
- a CDS encoding DUF2333 family protein; the encoded protein is MKNIWQWQEPDAQWNPRLIAAGVVLAVLLVIILILAFWWSREPNPFWVTSDVSGQRAPIGYSTTQTLIEVTEILLDKPGGYLSNDIAPPGIFLDNIPSWEFGVVVQVRDLARVLRNDYSRSQSQSLEDPDLALAEPVLNYDHNSWMLPSSERQYRKGIRYLKAYRDRLSDPENRNAQFYARADNLREWLVVVEKRLGSLSQRLSASVGQVRVNTDLAGERAAANTDILPDYVSVETPWLKIDNVFFEARGTTWALVHFLRAAQFDFEKVLKDKNAIVSLRQIIRELEGGLRPIKSPVILNGSGYGIFANHSLVLASYLSRANSAVINLRELLDQG
- a CDS encoding NAD(P)-dependent oxidoreductase — its product is MTTLNGKTLFITGASRGIGRAIACRAARDGANIVIAAKTEHEHPQLPGTISSVAREIEQAGGKALPIRTDIRDEAQVSAAVDQAVGHFGGIDILVNNASAIYLAGTLGTPMKRFDLMFDVNVRGTYLCSQACLPHLLQSGQAKILNLAPPPNLDPKWFKEHVAYTIAKYGMSLCVLGMAREFANSGLSVSALWPRTVIATAAIKMLGDLVKPEQCRHPEIVADAAHLILSAADQRYNGQFLIDEDVLRESGVSDFSRYAVSPGTALAPDLFLD